A window of Solea senegalensis isolate Sse05_10M unplaced genomic scaffold, IFAPA_SoseM_1 scf7180000014020, whole genome shotgun sequence contains these coding sequences:
- the LOC122760739 gene encoding E3 SUMO-protein ligase ZBED1-like — protein MEPNRKRSRSQMWEHFELISPNKVQCLHCSMQLVYNNNTSSMLRHYSAKHENKQENTVHVDRKQDLDDPGFKEFVGKLDPTYTLPSRQALKKMVGEKYEEEKAKAKAQLQSVEAVSLTSDMWTSTNMDAYLAVTCHCVLTF, from the exons ATGGAGCCAAACAGGAAGAGAAGCCGTTCTCAAATGTGGGAACACTTTGAGCTGATCAGTCCTAATAAG GTCCAGTGCTTGCATTGTTCCATGCAATTGGtgtataataacaatacatcCTCGATGCTTAGGCACTACAGTGCTAAGCATGAAAACAAGCAGGAGAACACTGTTCATG TGGACCGAAAGCAGGACCTGGATGATCCAGGCTTCAAAGAGTTTGTGGGAAAGCTTGACCCCACATACACTCTGCCTTCCAGACAGGCTCTGAAGAAGATGGTGGGGGAGAAATATGAGGAGGAGAAGGCCAAAGCCAAGGCTCAACTGCAGAGCGTGGAGGCAGTgagtctgacctctgacatgtgGACCTCCACGAATATGGATGCATATCTGGCAGTAACTTGTCATTGTGTGctgacattctaa